A region from the Pyrinomonadaceae bacterium genome encodes:
- a CDS encoding alpha/beta hydrolase-fold protein, giving the protein MKRSILILLMLLAGSTAFGQEVQKEITKLGGKARAYYLFVPDKLTKDRPAPLLLLLHGSGRNGVSLVDKWKDLAKKEGIILVGPDAINSQGWSSPVDGPDFFYELITELQSKYPIDARRLYIFGHSAGASFALYMALYESEYFAATAIHAGGLTNRDQALVEWAKRKIPIHIAVGTVDRLVPLANVRATRDMLNSNGFNAQLVEMEGHDHWYYDKAPKINAAAWAFLKEQKLADDPRYVKHTFR; this is encoded by the coding sequence ATGAAGCGATCCATCCTCATCCTCCTCATGTTGCTAGCCGGGTCGACTGCATTTGGCCAGGAAGTTCAGAAAGAAATAACCAAACTGGGCGGCAAGGCTCGCGCCTATTATCTGTTTGTTCCGGACAAGCTCACGAAGGATCGTCCCGCGCCGCTGCTGCTGTTGCTTCATGGTTCCGGCCGAAACGGGGTTTCACTGGTGGACAAATGGAAAGACCTCGCGAAAAAGGAAGGAATCATCCTGGTCGGTCCCGATGCCATCAATTCTCAAGGATGGTCTTCTCCAGTTGACGGCCCCGACTTCTTTTATGAATTGATCACCGAACTTCAGTCGAAATACCCGATTGACGCTCGCCGTTTATACATCTTCGGTCATTCGGCGGGGGCGTCTTTTGCGCTTTACATGGCGCTTTACGAATCAGAATATTTTGCCGCGACGGCAATCCACGCCGGGGGGCTCACCAATAGAGATCAGGCGCTGGTCGAGTGGGCCAAACGCAAAATCCCAATCCACATCGCCGTGGGGACGGTTGATCGACTAGTTCCGCTCGCAAACGTCAGGGCCACGCGTGACATGCTCAACAGCAACGGCTTCAATGCGCAGCTGGTTGAAATGGAGGGCCACGATCACTGGTATTACGATAAGGCTCCGAAGATCAATGCGGCGGCCTGGGCTTTTCTCAAAGAACAGAAACTTGCAGATGACCCTCGATACGTGAAGCACACCTTCAGATGA
- a CDS encoding Glu/Leu/Phe/Val dehydrogenase, giving the protein MATPQPVEELNPFEIAKQQFDRAADYLELEDSMRNVLRSAKRQLIVSIPVKMDGGETKVFEGYRVQHNIARGPAKGGIRYHPNVTLDEVKALASWMTWKCATVNIPYGGGKGGVVCDPKSLSMSELERLTRRYAFEIAPIIGPDRDIPAPDVYTDSQTMAWIMDTISMVRGHTELGVVTGKPLSLGGSQGRHEATARGALYALREACKVRGISLKNSTVAVQGFGNAGSIIARLAAADGAKVIAACDSKSGVYSASGLDMTTTLQHKEETGALRGLRGCREIAPDEVLEIECDILCPSALENSITLGNVGKVKTKIIAELANGPTTPGADRVLEDDGVIVIPDILANAGGVTVSYYEWVQDQYSFFWSEDRINRTLEETIANAFHKVHEKARYYGVDMRTGAYILAIDRVAEATRVRGIFP; this is encoded by the coding sequence ATGGCTACGCCCCAACCAGTCGAAGAGCTAAATCCTTTTGAAATCGCCAAGCAGCAGTTCGACCGCGCGGCGGACTATCTCGAGCTGGAAGACTCGATGCGAAACGTGCTGCGCAGCGCGAAGCGTCAACTGATCGTTTCCATTCCGGTGAAGATGGACGGAGGCGAGACAAAAGTTTTCGAGGGCTATCGCGTGCAGCACAACATTGCCCGCGGGCCCGCGAAGGGCGGCATTCGTTATCACCCGAACGTCACGCTCGATGAAGTCAAAGCATTGGCGTCGTGGATGACCTGGAAATGCGCGACGGTGAACATCCCTTACGGTGGCGGGAAGGGCGGCGTCGTTTGCGATCCGAAGAGTCTTTCCATGAGCGAACTCGAACGCTTGACGCGCCGCTACGCTTTCGAGATTGCGCCGATTATCGGCCCGGATCGAGACATTCCCGCGCCTGATGTTTACACCGACTCGCAGACCATGGCCTGGATCATGGACACGATCTCGATGGTTCGCGGTCACACCGAACTTGGCGTGGTTACCGGCAAGCCTTTGTCGCTGGGCGGTTCCCAGGGACGCCATGAAGCGACCGCGCGCGGGGCTTTGTATGCGCTGCGCGAAGCCTGCAAAGTCCGAGGAATAAGTTTGAAGAATTCGACCGTGGCCGTGCAGGGATTTGGTAATGCGGGTTCGATCATTGCGCGGTTGGCCGCCGCGGATGGAGCGAAAGTCATCGCCGCTTGTGATTCCAAGAGCGGCGTTTACTCGGCAAGTGGTCTCGATATGACCACCACCCTGCAACATAAAGAGGAGACCGGCGCGTTGCGTGGTCTGCGAGGTTGCCGTGAGATCGCTCCGGACGAGGTGCTCGAAATTGAATGCGATATTCTTTGCCCGTCGGCCCTGGAAAACAGCATCACGCTGGGCAACGTGGGCAAGGTCAAAACAAAAATCATCGCGGAACTGGCCAACGGCCCGACCACTCCCGGCGCCGATCGCGTCCTGGAAGACGATGGCGTGATTGTGATTCCGGATATTCTGGCGAATGCCGGTGGGGTGACGGTGAGCTACTATGAATGGGTGCAGGATCAATACTCGTTCTTCTGGAGTGAAGACCGCATCAACCGCACGCTGGAAGAAACCATCGCCAACGCATTTCACAAAGTGCACGAGAAAGCGCGTTACTATGGCGTGGACATGCGCACCGGCGCCTACATTCTGGCGATTGATCGGGTGGCCGAAGCGACGCGGGTAAGGGGAATATTCCCGTAG
- a CDS encoding metallophosphoesterase family protein: MRTIVHLSDLHFGRSDPRLVDPLIKTIRDLNPNLVAVSGDLTQRARSHEFQEARAFLDSLPQPKIVVPGNHDVPLYNIFDRFFRPLDKFRRYITDDLRPTFADEELIVIGVSTARSLVVKGGRINQEQLNHVKEKFCALPDEAVKILVTHHPFDLPTGYEDHDLVGRAQMAMAGLAECGADLFLAGHLHVSHTGNTAKRYNIQGHSALVVQAGTAISTRGRGEVNSFNVIRIQHPEIVVERFGWDSAGVSFARANEERFIHAPEGWTRVE, encoded by the coding sequence GTGAGAACAATCGTTCATCTTTCTGACTTGCACTTTGGTCGCAGTGATCCACGGCTGGTCGATCCGCTAATTAAGACGATTCGCGACTTAAATCCGAACCTGGTCGCGGTGTCAGGAGACTTGACGCAACGGGCTCGGTCCCATGAATTTCAGGAGGCGCGCGCCTTTTTAGATTCGTTGCCGCAACCAAAGATCGTCGTGCCGGGTAATCACGATGTGCCGCTCTACAATATCTTTGACCGTTTCTTTCGGCCGCTCGATAAGTTTCGCCGGTACATCACTGACGATCTGCGCCCGACGTTTGCTGACGAAGAGTTGATCGTCATCGGTGTCAGCACCGCGCGTTCACTCGTGGTAAAAGGCGGCCGCATCAACCAGGAACAACTGAACCACGTAAAGGAAAAGTTTTGTGCGTTGCCCGATGAAGCGGTCAAGATTCTGGTGACGCATCACCCGTTCGACTTACCCACGGGCTATGAGGACCATGATTTAGTGGGGCGCGCCCAGATGGCGATGGCGGGATTGGCGGAATGCGGCGCCGATCTGTTTCTCGCCGGGCATCTTCACGTGAGTCACACCGGAAATACGGCGAAGCGCTACAACATTCAGGGTCACTCAGCGCTGGTTGTGCAGGCCGGCACCGCGATCTCAACGCGAGGTCGCGGAGAAGTAAACTCATTCAATGTGATTCGGATTCAACACCCTGAAATTGTGGTCGAACGTTTCGGTTGGGATTCTGCCGGCGTCAGCTTCGCGCGGGCGAATGAAGAAAGATTTATTCATGCGCCCGAAGGCTGGACGCGAGTTGAGTGA
- a CDS encoding diacylglycerol kinase family protein, with protein sequence MKPRHAKILINAGAGGQFDDTLRQRLSEIFQAAGARADIVVVEAPDEVGPLAQAAAQEDYEMIVAGGGDGTISLVASALIDSGKSFGVLPLGTLNHFAKDLRIPTEFEEAAQNLVSGSPVQVDVGEVNGRTFLNNSTLGLYPTLVREREKQQRLGWGKWPAFVWAAIAALRRYPFVSVRVSVDGKPVTTRTPFVFVGNNQYVMERLNIGTRERLDGGELSLYMSRRTGRFGLVRLALRALLGRLHLEKDFMAMSAREVTIATKSSRARVAMDGEVDILQTPLEYRIRPRALSVVVPDSRRD encoded by the coding sequence ATGAAGCCTCGCCACGCCAAAATCCTCATCAACGCTGGCGCGGGCGGACAGTTCGACGACACGCTCCGTCAGCGCCTCAGCGAAATCTTCCAGGCTGCCGGCGCGAGGGCGGACATAGTTGTCGTTGAGGCTCCCGATGAAGTCGGGCCGCTTGCGCAGGCAGCCGCGCAAGAAGACTACGAAATGATCGTCGCCGGCGGCGGTGACGGCACGATTAGTCTGGTTGCCTCAGCGCTGATCGATTCCGGGAAAAGTTTTGGCGTACTCCCACTCGGCACCCTCAATCACTTTGCCAAGGATCTAAGAATCCCAACCGAGTTTGAAGAGGCGGCGCAGAACCTCGTTTCCGGCTCTCCGGTTCAGGTTGATGTCGGTGAAGTGAACGGGCGAACCTTCCTCAACAACTCTACGCTGGGCTTGTATCCTACGCTCGTGCGCGAACGTGAAAAGCAGCAGCGGCTCGGTTGGGGCAAGTGGCCCGCATTTGTCTGGGCCGCGATCGCAGCCCTGCGACGTTATCCCTTTGTGAGCGTGCGCGTCAGTGTCGATGGCAAACCGGTGACGACGCGAACGCCGTTCGTGTTCGTCGGCAATAATCAGTACGTAATGGAGCGACTCAACATCGGCACTCGCGAGCGTTTGGATGGCGGCGAGTTAAGTCTTTACATGTCCAGGCGCACGGGCAGATTCGGACTGGTTCGACTGGCTCTCCGGGCGTTGCTGGGCCGGCTGCACCTGGAAAAAGATTTTATGGCCATGAGCGCGCGTGAAGTCACCATCGCCACGAAATCGAGTCGCGCCCGGGTGGCGATGGACGGTGAAGTCGATATCCTGCAGACGCCGCTGGAATACCGGATCCGACCGCGCGCGTTGAGTGTGGTGGTACCGGATTCGCGACGAGATTGA
- a CDS encoding arsenate reductase family protein, with protein MADRITVYEKPTCTKCREMNKFLVEQGFDFTKVNYYIDPLSEDQLHGLLRKMGMKARELLRTSESIYRELNLGKRELSDDEIIALMVKHPDLIQRPIVERGDRAVLGRPTENVKALL; from the coding sequence ATGGCAGACAGAATCACCGTTTACGAAAAACCCACTTGTACGAAGTGTCGCGAGATGAACAAGTTTCTCGTCGAGCAGGGCTTTGACTTTACCAAGGTCAATTACTACATCGATCCCTTGAGCGAAGACCAATTGCACGGGTTACTCAGGAAGATGGGAATGAAGGCGCGCGAGCTTTTGCGCACCAGCGAATCTATTTATCGCGAACTCAACCTTGGCAAAAGGGAATTGAGCGACGATGAGATCATCGCGCTAATGGTCAAGCATCCCGATTTGATTCAAAGGCCCATTGTCGAGCGAGGTGACCGAGCGGTGCTGGGACGACCGACGGAAAACGTAAAGGCCCTGCTTTAG
- a CDS encoding polysaccharide deacetylase family protein, protein MNRRDFVTTLGIGAAALAMPGMTLPFSDSRPQLAITIDDFNLFRAPQSVAEKRNRALLAALRAHSNLKAGAFVAARHVDSEAGKSLVREWGTAGHMVANHTYSHWYYHNRTFEEFANDVVRAEAVLKDLPGFTKFFRFPMLKEGNTVERRDKMRAFLKQRGYRMGYVTIDASDWYIDERLRARLASDPKADVNGYRDFYLNHLWERATYYDALSRKALGRSVKHTLLIHHNVLNELFLPDVLDMFKKKSWKLFDAVDAFKDPIFSAAPNILPAGESIVWAMAKESGKFEDVLRYPGEDGDYEKAQMDKLGL, encoded by the coding sequence ATGAATCGCAGAGACTTCGTAACTACCCTAGGCATAGGCGCCGCGGCATTGGCCATGCCGGGGATGACTTTGCCATTTTCGGATTCGCGGCCGCAGCTCGCGATCACGATCGATGATTTCAACCTGTTTCGCGCGCCACAATCAGTCGCCGAAAAGCGTAATCGGGCGCTGCTCGCCGCTTTGCGGGCGCACTCGAACTTAAAAGCTGGAGCGTTCGTTGCCGCCAGGCACGTTGATAGTGAAGCGGGGAAAAGCCTGGTCCGGGAATGGGGCACCGCTGGACACATGGTCGCCAATCACACGTATTCTCATTGGTACTATCACAATCGCACCTTTGAGGAATTCGCGAACGATGTAGTGCGTGCCGAAGCGGTACTCAAGGACCTGCCCGGGTTCACGAAGTTCTTTCGTTTCCCGATGCTGAAGGAAGGCAACACGGTCGAGCGCAGAGACAAGATGCGCGCCTTCCTCAAGCAACGCGGATATCGAATGGGCTACGTAACGATTGACGCTTCAGATTGGTACATCGATGAGCGTTTGCGGGCGCGGCTCGCGTCCGATCCGAAGGCCGACGTGAACGGTTACAGAGACTTCTACTTGAATCACCTTTGGGAGCGGGCCACCTACTATGACGCTTTGTCCCGAAAGGCGCTGGGTCGGAGCGTCAAGCATACTCTGCTGATTCATCACAATGTGCTTAATGAATTGTTTCTACCCGACGTGCTCGACATGTTTAAGAAGAAGAGCTGGAAACTTTTCGACGCGGTGGATGCTTTCAAGGATCCAATCTTTTCAGCGGCTCCGAACATCCTGCCCGCCGGAGAAAGCATAGTTTGGGCGATGGCCAAAGAATCAGGGAAGTTCGAGGACGTGCTGCGCTATCCCGGCGAAGACGGCGACTACGAGAAAGCGCAAATGGATAAGTTGGGCTTGTAG
- the radA gene encoding DNA repair protein RadA — MTKGANTIFLCQSCGYESRKWLGKCPECGEWNSLVEERVVKTKKGAGREGFRLREAKAISYAEIESQDDTRVSSGVTEFDRVLGGGIVPGTLVLLGGDPGIGKSTLLLQVADKLSASGANVLYVSGEESERQIKLRGERLRIAAPNLLLLPETNLENILREIDRVKPSAVIVDSIQTTFSSEIESAPGSISQIREVAAQLLLLAKTRGVPIFLIGHVTKEGSIAGPRALEHIVDTVLYFEGERHHNHRIVRATKNRFGAANEVGVFEMTNTGLAPVANPSQMFLAERPADAAGSVVTACMEGTRPVLVEIQALVSSSKYGTGRRMTQGVDQNRVALMIAMLEKRAGMQLLGDDVFVNIAGGLDVDEPAVDLGLVTAIASSFRNQPIDAHTAVFGEVGLTGEVRGASQASVRAREAQALGFKKIVMPASNTSGLEKLLGLRVVGVRSVDEALAEFF; from the coding sequence ATGACCAAAGGTGCGAACACAATCTTCCTCTGCCAATCCTGCGGCTACGAGTCGCGCAAGTGGCTGGGCAAATGTCCCGAATGCGGCGAGTGGAATTCGCTGGTCGAAGAGCGCGTCGTTAAAACGAAGAAGGGCGCGGGACGTGAGGGCTTTCGGCTGCGCGAAGCGAAAGCGATTTCCTACGCCGAGATCGAATCACAGGACGATACGCGCGTTTCATCCGGCGTCACCGAATTTGATCGAGTGCTCGGCGGCGGCATTGTGCCGGGAACGCTTGTTCTGCTGGGCGGCGATCCGGGAATCGGTAAGAGCACTTTGCTGCTGCAAGTTGCGGACAAGCTAAGCGCAAGTGGCGCCAACGTCCTTTACGTCTCCGGCGAAGAGTCGGAACGCCAGATCAAGTTGCGCGGCGAGCGTCTGCGAATTGCCGCGCCGAACTTGCTGCTTTTGCCGGAAACAAATCTCGAGAATATCCTGCGCGAAATCGACCGGGTAAAACCGTCCGCAGTGATCGTCGATTCAATCCAAACAACCTTCTCTTCGGAAATAGAATCAGCGCCCGGTTCGATTTCCCAAATTCGCGAAGTTGCCGCACAACTGCTCTTGCTCGCAAAGACTCGCGGCGTTCCGATCTTTCTAATTGGCCACGTGACCAAGGAAGGATCGATTGCCGGTCCTCGTGCCCTCGAACACATCGTCGATACAGTCTTGTATTTCGAGGGCGAGCGCCATCACAACCACCGCATCGTGCGGGCGACGAAGAACCGTTTCGGCGCGGCGAATGAAGTCGGCGTGTTTGAAATGACGAACACCGGCCTGGCGCCGGTCGCGAATCCTTCGCAGATGTTCTTGGCTGAGCGTCCCGCGGATGCGGCCGGTTCGGTCGTCACCGCGTGCATGGAAGGTACGCGCCCGGTCCTCGTTGAGATTCAGGCGCTCGTTTCCAGTTCCAAGTACGGCACCGGCCGGCGCATGACGCAGGGCGTCGATCAGAATCGCGTCGCGTTGATGATTGCTATGCTGGAAAAACGCGCCGGCATGCAGCTTCTCGGCGACGACGTGTTCGTCAACATTGCCGGCGGCTTGGACGTTGACGAACCTGCGGTTGATCTCGGTTTAGTCACCGCAATCGCTTCCAGTTTTCGCAATCAACCAATCGATGCGCATACGGCAGTGTTTGGCGAAGTCGGTTTGACCGGCGAAGTTCGCGGCGCTTCCCAAGCATCAGTGCGTGCGCGCGAAGCTCAGGCGCTCGGGTTTAAGAAGATCGTGATGCCGGCGTCGAACACTTCGGGTTTGGAGAAGCTGCTTGGATTGCGCGTGGTCGGCGTGCGTTCTGTCGACGAAGCGCTGGCTGAATTCTTCTAG